The following proteins are encoded in a genomic region of Triticum dicoccoides isolate Atlit2015 ecotype Zavitan chromosome 1B, WEW_v2.0, whole genome shotgun sequence:
- the LOC119348691 gene encoding uncharacterized protein LOC119348691 isoform X2 — protein MRGPPSARVPSPSPPMPGATATNRHRREERRPPRRPSTSLLPSSSPRQIVSPARTPPSTTTPASGTASSRLYIKQASFGITFADEDDPEPEWAAQDQRNQHVHRSAQIGFFPEQRAFVLRYQTVRMLETVLRASELGEDDTGEESSKD, from the exons ATGAGGGGCCCGCCCTCTGCGCGCGTGCCATCGCCGTCACCACCAATGCCGGGGGCCACGGCCACGAATCGCCATCGCCGGGAGGAGCGTCGGCCGCCGAGACGGCCGTCCACGTCGCTGTTGCCATCGTCCTCGCCCCGACAGATCGTCTCTCCGGCGCGGACTCCTCCTTCGACCACAACGCCGGCAAGTGGAACGGCATCTTCTAG GTTGTATATCAAGCAGGCTTCGTTCGGGATAACATTTGCAGACGAAGATGATCCCGAGCCAGAGTGGGCAGCACAAGATCAAAGAAACCAACATGTTCACCGTAG TGCACAAATAGGGTTCTTTCCTGAACAGAGGGCATTTGTGTTGAGATATCAGACAGTTAGGATGCTGGAGACTGTCCTTCGAGCCAGTGAGCTTGGAGAAGATGATACGGGCGAAGAATCCTCCAA GGATTAA
- the LOC119348691 gene encoding uncharacterized protein LOC119348691 isoform X1: MRGPPSARVPSPSPPMPGATATNRHRREERRPPRRPSTSLLPSSSPRQIVSPARTPPSTTTPASGTASSRLYIKQASFGITFADEDDPEPEWAAQDQRNQHVHRSAQIGFFPEQRAFVLRYQTVRMLETVLRASELGEDDTGEESSKLF; the protein is encoded by the exons ATGAGGGGCCCGCCCTCTGCGCGCGTGCCATCGCCGTCACCACCAATGCCGGGGGCCACGGCCACGAATCGCCATCGCCGGGAGGAGCGTCGGCCGCCGAGACGGCCGTCCACGTCGCTGTTGCCATCGTCCTCGCCCCGACAGATCGTCTCTCCGGCGCGGACTCCTCCTTCGACCACAACGCCGGCAAGTGGAACGGCATCTTCTAG GTTGTATATCAAGCAGGCTTCGTTCGGGATAACATTTGCAGACGAAGATGATCCCGAGCCAGAGTGGGCAGCACAAGATCAAAGAAACCAACATGTTCACCGTAG TGCACAAATAGGGTTCTTTCCTGAACAGAGGGCATTTGTGTTGAGATATCAGACAGTTAGGATGCTGGAGACTGTCCTTCGAGCCAGTGAGCTTGGAGAAGATGATACGGGCGAAGAATCCTCCAA GTTATTCTGA